The Streptomyces europaeiscabiei genome window below encodes:
- a CDS encoding alpha-N-acetylglucosaminidase, with the protein MPLARRALLAALAAGPAVACTPARAIPSDDAPRTDKALRTASAAARRLLPDHWRQITFTEGQERDAFRVSGSTGRITVAGDTPATQLTGLNWYLRHVAYAEINWAGEQTNLLPRELPGLDAAVDRRANVTHRFALNDTNDGYTGAYLDWAYWERELDVLALHGYNEVLVYAGADALYHRVFQEFGYGEEELREWVPGPAHQPWWLLQNLSAFPSPVSSQLLDARAVLGRRIADRARELGMTPVFPGYFGTVPAGFAERVPGARTVPQGDWMGFARPDWLDPRTDEFARVAAAFYRVQDEMFGPSTLYKMDLLHEGGDPGDVPVADAAKGVERALQRSHPGATWVMLGWQHNPPRAIVDAVDKQHMLVVDGLSDRFPTVTDREADWGDTPYAFGSIWNFGGHTALGANTPDWAALYEKWRTKDGSGLHGIALMPEAADNNPAAFALFSELAWREGELDLKTWFAEWAHARYGARDPHAEAAWDILRRTAYGTTRADSWSEGADGLFGARPALNAVRAGRWSPKQLRYSAVDFEPSLGELLKVRLELRASSAYRRDLLDVARQTLSNRSRVMLPQIKAAYDAGDRARFDRASRDWLSLMDLLDELMATDSRHLLGRWVADARSWGAGAAERTELAYDNLSLLTVWGTREGADAGLRDYANREWAGLVGGLYRLRWSTYFGELRAALAAGRAPKKIDWFALEDRWARNPGPLATEPTGDTYTVAAQVRDRLTALS; encoded by the coding sequence ATGCCGCTCGCCCGCCGTGCCCTGCTCGCCGCCCTCGCCGCCGGTCCCGCGGTCGCCTGTACCCCGGCCCGCGCGATCCCCTCGGACGACGCGCCCCGCACCGACAAGGCGCTGCGTACGGCCTCGGCGGCGGCCCGGCGACTGCTGCCGGACCACTGGCGGCAGATCACGTTCACGGAAGGCCAGGAACGGGACGCCTTCCGCGTGTCGGGGAGTACCGGGCGCATCACCGTCGCCGGTGACACACCGGCCACCCAGCTCACCGGCCTCAACTGGTACCTGAGGCATGTCGCGTACGCCGAGATCAACTGGGCGGGCGAGCAGACGAACCTTCTGCCGCGCGAGCTGCCCGGACTCGACGCGGCGGTCGACCGCCGGGCGAACGTCACCCACCGCTTCGCCCTCAACGACACCAATGACGGCTACACGGGGGCGTACCTCGACTGGGCGTACTGGGAGCGCGAGCTGGACGTGCTGGCGCTGCACGGCTACAACGAGGTTCTCGTCTACGCGGGCGCGGACGCGCTGTACCACCGGGTGTTCCAGGAGTTCGGGTACGGGGAGGAGGAGCTGCGGGAGTGGGTCCCGGGACCGGCCCATCAGCCGTGGTGGCTGCTGCAGAACCTGTCCGCCTTCCCCTCCCCCGTCTCCTCCCAGCTCCTGGACGCGCGGGCCGTCCTCGGGCGCCGGATCGCCGACCGGGCGCGCGAGCTGGGGATGACGCCGGTGTTCCCCGGCTACTTCGGGACGGTTCCGGCCGGGTTCGCGGAGCGCGTTCCGGGGGCGCGGACCGTCCCGCAGGGCGACTGGATGGGCTTCGCACGCCCCGACTGGCTGGACCCGCGCACGGACGAGTTCGCACGGGTGGCGGCGGCGTTCTACCGGGTGCAGGACGAGATGTTCGGCCCGTCGACCCTGTACAAGATGGACCTGCTGCACGAGGGCGGCGACCCGGGTGACGTGCCGGTCGCCGACGCGGCGAAGGGCGTCGAGCGGGCGCTCCAGCGGTCCCACCCGGGAGCCACCTGGGTGATGCTCGGCTGGCAGCACAACCCGCCCCGGGCGATCGTCGACGCCGTCGACAAGCAGCACATGCTCGTCGTCGACGGCCTCTCCGACCGCTTCCCCACGGTCACCGACCGCGAGGCCGACTGGGGCGACACCCCGTACGCCTTCGGGTCGATCTGGAACTTCGGCGGCCACACCGCGCTCGGTGCGAACACCCCCGACTGGGCCGCGCTGTACGAGAAGTGGCGCACCAAGGACGGCAGCGGGCTGCACGGGATCGCCCTGATGCCGGAGGCGGCGGACAACAACCCGGCCGCCTTCGCCCTCTTCTCCGAACTTGCCTGGCGGGAGGGCGAGTTGGACCTCAAGACCTGGTTCGCCGAGTGGGCGCACGCCCGGTACGGGGCCCGTGATCCGCATGCCGAGGCCGCCTGGGACATCCTGCGGCGCACCGCGTACGGCACCACCCGCGCGGACTCGTGGAGCGAGGGCGCCGACGGCCTGTTCGGCGCCCGGCCCGCACTGAACGCCGTTCGGGCCGGCCGCTGGTCGCCGAAGCAACTCCGGTACAGCGCTGTCGACTTCGAGCCGTCGCTCGGCGAACTGCTCAAGGTGCGGCTCGAGTTGCGGGCCTCGTCGGCATACCGTCGCGACCTCCTCGACGTGGCCCGCCAGACCCTCTCCAACCGCAGCCGGGTCATGCTGCCGCAGATCAAGGCGGCGTACGACGCCGGCGACAGGGCCCGCTTCGACAGGGCGAGCCGCGACTGGCTCTCCCTCATGGACCTGCTGGACGAGCTGATGGCCACCGACTCCCGTCATCTGCTGGGACGTTGGGTCGCCGATGCCCGTTCCTGGGGTGCGGGTGCCGCCGAGCGGACGGAGCTGGCGTACGACAACCTGTCGCTGCTGACGGTGTGGGGGACGCGGGAGGGTGCGGACGCGGGGCTGCGGGACTACGCCAACCGGGAGTGGGCGGGGCTGGTCGGCGGACTGTACCGGCTGCGCTGGTCGACGTACTTCGGGGAGCTGCGGGCCGCGCTGGCGGCGGGCCGGGCACCGAAGAAGATCGACTGGTTCGCCCTGGAGGACCGCTGGGCGCGGAACCCGGGGCCGCTCGCGACCGAGCCGACCGGGGACACGTACACGGTCGCCGCGCAGGTCCGGGACCGGCTCACAGCTCTCTCCTGA
- a CDS encoding 3'-5' exoribonuclease domain-containing protein: MAARRIKPSLYISVDVEADGPIPGPYSMLSFGAAVAGRQDADGFTAADPQAHTFYRELRPISTEFVPEALAVSGLDREHLAAEGTEPGAALRQFGSWVREVSTGAQPVMCGYPASYDWTFLYWYLIRFTGESPFGHSGCLDMKTLYATKAGVPLRSVAKGAMPRHLLSRRRHTHHALDDAIEQADLFANLMAWDGTTPSRPSAT, encoded by the coding sequence ATGGCAGCACGAAGGATCAAGCCCAGTCTGTACATCTCCGTCGACGTCGAGGCCGACGGGCCGATACCGGGGCCGTACTCGATGCTCAGCTTCGGTGCGGCCGTCGCGGGGCGGCAGGACGCGGACGGGTTCACGGCGGCCGACCCGCAGGCGCACACTTTCTACCGTGAACTGCGGCCCATCAGCACGGAGTTCGTGCCGGAGGCGCTGGCGGTGAGCGGGCTGGACCGGGAGCACCTGGCCGCGGAGGGCACCGAACCGGGGGCGGCGCTGCGCCAGTTCGGCTCCTGGGTTCGCGAGGTCAGTACCGGTGCGCAGCCGGTGATGTGCGGCTACCCGGCGTCGTACGACTGGACGTTCCTGTACTGGTATCTGATCCGTTTCACCGGCGAGAGCCCGTTCGGGCACTCGGGGTGCCTGGACATGAAGACGCTGTACGCGACGAAGGCGGGGGTCCCGCTGCGGTCGGTCGCCAAGGGTGCGATGCCCCGGCATCTCCTCTCCCGCCGTCGCCACACACACCATGCCCTGGACGACGCGATCGAGCAGGCGGATCTGTTCGCGAACCTGATGGCCTGGGACGGCACCACCCCCAGCCGGCCATCGGCCACCTGA
- a CDS encoding helix-turn-helix domain-containing protein yields MAVRPLPIGPCRAPQYPGHVLGDLGPAVDSRTALVRAAVRAVSAGGGRLPEGVGGLARRLAVSERQLRSLFADGVGVSPKHFARIARVRHVLTHRSPAVPWAQLAAACGYYDQSHLTADLRALMGVPPTSFFTGRLPASQPCQAFARP; encoded by the coding sequence ATGGCCGTCCGCCCACTCCCGATAGGTCCGTGCCGGGCGCCCCAGTACCCGGGGCACGTCCTCGGTGACCTCGGCCCCGCCGTCGACAGCCGTACCGCGCTGGTGCGGGCCGCGGTGCGCGCGGTGTCGGCGGGTGGCGGGCGGCTCCCCGAGGGGGTGGGCGGGCTGGCTCGGCGGCTCGCCGTCAGCGAGCGGCAGTTGCGCAGTCTCTTCGCGGACGGCGTCGGGGTCTCCCCGAAGCACTTCGCCCGCATCGCCCGGGTGCGGCACGTCCTCACCCACCGTTCCCCCGCCGTCCCGTGGGCGCAGCTCGCCGCCGCCTGCGGGTACTACGACCAGTCGCACCTCACCGCCGACCTCCGCGCGCTGATGGGTGTGCCCCCCACGTCGTTCTTCACGGGCCGGCTGCCGGCCTCCCAGCCCTGCCAGGCGTTCGCCCGGCCCTGA
- a CDS encoding peroxidase family protein: MVHRHHRETYYVVDEGRILEFEKGDAVARVPSATEQQMAFRFSRFGEKGVQLDEALRVKLAEAMTTGTGGADPDSGEPGTSVPAGFTYLGQFVDHDLTLDRTQVGLGEPVPVEDLVQGRSPALDLDSLYGLGPHHAGSARFYESDGRLRTGTTLGVGFPPESPSNIDHEGFDLPRAGEAAGGTRADRRAPLIPDARNDENLAVGQLHLAFIRFHNRVVDLLAERGVPEHRLFKAARDIVVKHYQWMLRTDFLPRIVDPDIVERVFTRGRRHFERPGYTRPGDLPTMPIEFSVAAYRLGHSMVRGAYQWNSVFRAGGPGPIASLGLLFRFSGTAGNLTPGPDDLSDLDDPNAGENLRLPSNWIVDFRRLFDFGEIGRSDLVVPEGEFNVAKRLDTLLVDPLATLPTGTFDGRGRPAPPPIQRNLAFRNLARAAMVELATGPQLAAQMGFKPLTEDQILQGDGGAVLEGLSGTERAQLVEHTPLWFYVLREAEVNEARPGSLTGVGGTLVAEVFHRAIEGSRRSIVKHPGWRPSLPSHRKGAFTMTDLLLFAFENDPELLNPLG, from the coding sequence ATGGTGCATCGACACCATCGAGAGACCTACTACGTCGTCGACGAGGGCCGGATCCTGGAGTTCGAGAAGGGGGACGCGGTCGCGCGCGTACCGAGCGCGACCGAGCAGCAGATGGCCTTCCGCTTCTCCCGGTTCGGGGAGAAGGGGGTCCAGCTCGACGAGGCGCTGCGCGTCAAGCTGGCCGAGGCCATGACCACGGGCACGGGCGGCGCCGACCCCGACTCGGGGGAGCCGGGGACATCGGTCCCGGCGGGCTTCACGTACCTCGGCCAGTTCGTCGACCACGACCTGACCCTGGACCGCACCCAGGTGGGGCTGGGTGAACCCGTCCCGGTCGAGGACCTGGTACAGGGGCGCAGCCCCGCCCTCGACCTGGACTCGCTCTACGGCCTGGGCCCGCACCACGCCGGCAGCGCCCGCTTCTACGAGTCCGACGGCCGCCTCAGGACGGGCACCACGCTCGGGGTGGGCTTCCCGCCAGAGTCGCCGTCCAACATCGACCACGAGGGCTTCGACCTGCCGAGGGCCGGCGAGGCGGCCGGCGGCACCCGGGCGGACCGGCGTGCCCCGCTCATCCCGGACGCGCGCAACGACGAGAACCTGGCCGTCGGCCAGCTCCACCTGGCGTTCATCCGCTTCCACAACCGTGTCGTCGACCTCCTCGCCGAGCGCGGAGTGCCCGAGCACCGGCTGTTCAAGGCGGCCCGGGACATCGTCGTGAAGCACTACCAGTGGATGCTGCGCACCGACTTCCTGCCGCGCATCGTCGACCCGGACATCGTCGAGCGGGTCTTCACCCGGGGGCGCAGGCACTTCGAGCGTCCCGGGTACACCCGCCCCGGCGACCTGCCGACGATGCCCATCGAGTTCTCCGTCGCCGCCTACCGGCTGGGCCACAGCATGGTGCGCGGGGCCTACCAGTGGAACAGCGTGTTCCGCGCGGGCGGACCCGGCCCGATCGCCTCGCTCGGCCTGCTGTTCCGCTTCAGCGGCACGGCGGGCAACCTCACACCGGGCCCGGACGACCTGAGCGACCTCGACGACCCGAACGCGGGGGAGAACCTACGGCTGCCGAGCAACTGGATCGTCGACTTCCGCCGGCTGTTCGACTTCGGCGAAATCGGCCGGAGTGATCTGGTCGTGCCCGAGGGTGAGTTCAACGTGGCCAAGCGCCTCGACACGCTTCTCGTCGACCCGCTGGCCACGCTGCCCACCGGCACCTTCGACGGGCGTGGCCGCCCGGCCCCGCCGCCGATCCAGCGCAACCTCGCGTTCCGCAACCTCGCGCGCGCCGCCATGGTCGAGCTGGCCACCGGGCCGCAACTGGCCGCCCAGATGGGCTTCAAGCCGCTGACGGAGGACCAGATCCTGCAGGGCGACGGCGGCGCCGTCCTGGAGGGCCTCTCCGGCACCGAGCGCGCACAGCTCGTGGAGCACACCCCGCTGTGGTTCTACGTCCTGCGCGAGGCCGAGGTGAACGAAGCCCGCCCCGGCAGCCTCACCGGCGTCGGCGGCACCCTCGTCGCCGAGGTCTTCCACCGCGCGATCGAGGGCAGCCGGAGGTCGATCGTGAAGCACCCGGGCTGGCGCCCGAGCCTCCCGTCCCACCGGAAGGGTGCGTTCACGATGACGGACCTGCTGCTCTTCGCCTTCGAGAACGACCCGGAGCTGCTCAACCCGCTGGGCTGA
- a CDS encoding acyl-CoA thioesterase, protein MAEPFSVPVTVRGYETDVQGHLNQSVYLQYGEHARWSLLQAAGIRQADLMAKGVGPVALETTISYRRELLAGDEVEVTCVFVWGEGKTFRIEQTVRLTDGTVAAEITGVGGLMDLRIRRLVADPREYFRALATDPTLFGL, encoded by the coding sequence ATGGCCGAGCCGTTTTCCGTTCCGGTGACCGTGCGCGGGTACGAGACCGATGTGCAGGGGCACCTGAACCAGAGCGTGTATCTCCAGTACGGCGAGCACGCGCGGTGGTCACTGTTGCAGGCCGCCGGGATACGTCAGGCCGACCTGATGGCGAAGGGCGTCGGGCCCGTGGCGCTGGAGACGACGATCAGTTATCGGCGGGAGTTGCTGGCCGGTGACGAGGTCGAGGTGACGTGTGTCTTCGTGTGGGGTGAGGGCAAGACGTTCCGCATCGAGCAGACCGTACGCCTGACGGACGGCACCGTGGCTGCGGAGATCACCGGCGTGGGCGGGTTGATGGACCTGAGGATCCGCAGGCTGGTGGCCGATCCGCGGGAGTACTTCCGGGCACTGGCGACGGACCCCACGCTTTTCGGCCTGTGA
- a CDS encoding histidine phosphatase family protein, with protein MGDLLLVRHGETEWSASGRHTSWTDLSLTDHGREQVSGLAPLLGSHRIGAVFVSPLKRARETAELAGLTGARVDSDLVEWDYGGYEGITTVEIHRTRPDWFLFTDGVAPGPPEHPGESPEEVGARADRMLAKAHAALGNTDGSVVLVAHGHFLRVLTARYLGLPASGGALFQLATGTVCRLGTEHGRPVIAGWNVRPSS; from the coding sequence ATGGGTGATCTTCTTCTTGTGCGGCACGGTGAGACCGAGTGGTCGGCGTCCGGCCGGCACACCAGCTGGACCGACCTCTCACTGACGGACCACGGCCGTGAGCAGGTGAGCGGCCTCGCGCCGCTGCTCGGCTCACACCGCATCGGCGCCGTCTTCGTGAGTCCCCTGAAGCGGGCCCGGGAGACCGCGGAGCTGGCCGGGCTCACCGGGGCGCGCGTCGACTCGGATCTGGTCGAATGGGACTACGGCGGGTACGAGGGGATCACGACCGTCGAGATCCATCGCACCCGGCCGGACTGGTTCCTGTTCACGGACGGGGTCGCGCCCGGACCGCCGGAGCATCCCGGGGAGAGCCCGGAGGAGGTCGGGGCGCGCGCCGACCGGATGCTGGCGAAGGCGCACGCGGCGCTCGGGAACACCGACGGGAGCGTGGTGCTGGTGGCGCACGGGCACTTCCTGCGCGTCCTGACGGCCCGCTATCTCGGGCTGCCCGCCTCCGGAGGCGCGCTGTTCCAGCTGGCCACGGGCACGGTCTGCCGGCTCGGCACGGAACATGGGCGTCCGGTCATCGCGGGGTGGAATGTCAGACCCTCCTCGTAG
- a CDS encoding HAD domain-containing protein — MTDRPLLLLDVDGPLNPFGARWWRPRGYVTRRMHPANWSSRQEPGSRRLRRGLRIRLNPAHGERLLALPYELAWATTWMHEANEMIGPVIGLPRDLPVIEFDNLFAADADGLYWKTRRVLQWAAGRPFVWVDDMITDVDVRHVAEHHDTPALLLRIDPRRGLREEEFAELERWARAL, encoded by the coding sequence ATGACTGACCGACCGCTGCTCCTCCTCGACGTCGACGGCCCCCTCAACCCCTTCGGCGCCCGGTGGTGGCGTCCACGCGGCTATGTGACCCGCCGGATGCACCCCGCGAACTGGTCCTCACGGCAGGAACCGGGATCCCGACGGCTGCGCCGGGGCCTGCGGATCCGGCTCAATCCGGCGCACGGGGAGCGGCTGCTCGCGCTGCCGTACGAACTGGCGTGGGCGACGACGTGGATGCACGAGGCCAACGAGATGATCGGGCCGGTGATCGGGCTGCCGCGCGATCTGCCGGTCATCGAGTTCGACAACCTCTTCGCCGCGGATGCGGACGGCCTGTACTGGAAGACCCGGCGGGTTCTTCAGTGGGCGGCCGGACGGCCGTTCGTCTGGGTCGACGACATGATCACCGACGTCGACGTACGGCATGTGGCCGAGCACCACGACACGCCGGCGCTGCTGCTGCGGATCGATCCGCGCCGGGGGCTGCGGGAGGAGGAGTTCGCGGAGTTGGAGCGGTGGGCTCGTGCCCTGTGA
- a CDS encoding pyridoxal phosphate-dependent aminotransferase, with amino-acid sequence MEFRQSSKLSEVCYEIRGPVIEHANALEEAGHSVLRLNTGNPALFGFEAPEEIIQDMIRMLPQAHGYTDSRGILSARRAVAQRYQDRGLDVDVDDVFLGNGVSELVSMAVQALIEDGDEILIPAPDFPLWTAVTTLAGGKAVHYLCDEQADWYPDLDDMASKITDRTRAVVIINPNNPTGAVYPKEIIEGILDLARRHGLMVFADEIYDQILYDDAVHHSAAALAPDLVVLTFCGLSKTYRVAGFRSGWLVVTGPRQHARNYLEGLTMLASMRLCANAPAQYAIQAALGGRQSITDLTTPGGRLHEQRNVVWEKLNEIPGVSCVKPKGALYAFPRLDPKVHKIHDDEKFVLDLLLREKIQVVQGTGFNWPTPDHFRILTLPYADDLDAAISRIGRFLSGYRQ; translated from the coding sequence ATGGAGTTCCGGCAGTCGAGCAAGCTCAGCGAGGTCTGTTACGAGATCCGCGGCCCCGTGATCGAGCACGCCAACGCACTGGAGGAGGCGGGCCACAGCGTGCTGCGCCTCAACACCGGTAACCCCGCCCTCTTCGGCTTCGAGGCGCCGGAGGAGATCATCCAGGACATGATCCGGATGCTCCCGCAGGCCCACGGCTACACGGACTCGCGCGGCATCCTCTCGGCCCGCCGCGCGGTCGCCCAGCGCTACCAGGACCGGGGCCTCGACGTCGACGTGGACGACGTCTTCCTCGGCAACGGCGTCTCCGAACTGGTCTCCATGGCCGTACAGGCGCTGATCGAGGACGGCGACGAGATCCTGATCCCCGCCCCCGACTTCCCCCTCTGGACGGCGGTGACCACCCTCGCCGGCGGCAAGGCGGTCCACTACCTGTGCGACGAGCAGGCCGACTGGTACCCGGACCTCGACGACATGGCGTCGAAGATCACCGACCGCACCAGGGCCGTCGTCATCATCAACCCGAACAACCCCACCGGCGCGGTCTACCCGAAGGAGATCATCGAGGGCATCCTCGACCTCGCCCGCCGCCACGGCCTGATGGTCTTCGCCGACGAGATCTACGACCAGATCCTGTACGACGACGCCGTCCACCACTCGGCCGCCGCACTCGCCCCCGACCTGGTCGTCCTCACGTTCTGCGGGCTGTCCAAGACGTACCGCGTCGCGGGCTTCCGCTCCGGCTGGCTGGTCGTCACCGGCCCCAGGCAGCACGCCCGCAACTACCTGGAGGGCCTGACGATGCTGGCCTCCATGCGACTGTGCGCCAACGCCCCCGCCCAGTACGCCATCCAGGCCGCGCTCGGCGGCCGCCAGTCCATCACCGACCTCACCACGCCGGGCGGCCGCCTGCACGAACAGCGCAACGTGGTGTGGGAGAAGCTCAACGAGATCCCCGGCGTCTCCTGTGTGAAGCCCAAGGGCGCCCTCTACGCCTTCCCCCGGCTCGACCCCAAGGTCCACAAGATCCACGACGACGAGAAGTTCGTCCTGGACCTGCTCCTGCGGGAGAAGATCCAGGTCGTCCAGGGAACCGGCTTCAACTGGCCCACCCCCGACCACTTCCGCATCCTCACCCTCCCGTACGCGGACGACCTGGACGCGGCGATCAGCCGGATCGGCCGGTTCCTGAGCGGGTACCGGCAGTAG
- a CDS encoding winged helix-turn-helix transcriptional regulator yields MSPRRSYDQYCSAARALDLVGDRWTLLIVRELLAGPRRYTDLHADLPGVSTDVLASRLKGMERDGLTTRRRLPPPGAAYVYELSARGRELLPVLQALGAWGEGALGERRATDAVRAHWFALPLLRGLEGWVAGSAGLVEVRLEEGEFHVWVGTGEGPVYGEGPAPGEADVRLSLDAGTCGALGRGELGLREAVRQGLVEVAGEGALAKELREA; encoded by the coding sequence ATGTCACCTCGTCGAAGCTACGACCAGTACTGTTCCGCCGCGCGGGCGCTCGACCTCGTCGGTGACCGCTGGACCCTGCTGATCGTGCGTGAACTGCTGGCCGGGCCGCGTCGCTACACGGACCTGCACGCGGACCTGCCGGGCGTCAGCACGGACGTGCTCGCGTCGCGGCTGAAGGGCATGGAGCGGGACGGGCTGACCACACGGCGGCGACTGCCGCCGCCGGGGGCGGCCTATGTGTACGAACTGAGCGCCCGGGGACGGGAGTTGCTGCCGGTGCTGCAGGCGCTCGGGGCGTGGGGGGAGGGTGCGCTCGGGGAGCGGCGGGCGACGGATGCGGTACGGGCGCACTGGTTCGCGTTGCCGTTGTTGCGGGGGCTGGAGGGTTGGGTCGCGGGGAGTGCCGGGCTTGTCGAAGTCCGGTTGGAGGAGGGGGAGTTCCACGTGTGGGTGGGCACCGGAGAGGGGCCGGTGTACGGGGAGGGGCCCGCGCCCGGGGAGGCGGATGTACGGCTGTCTCTCGACGCGGGCACCTGCGGTGCGCTCGGGCGGGGGGAGTTGGGGCTGCGGGAGGCGGTGCGGCAGGGCCTGGTCGAGGTGGCGGGGGAGGGCGCTCTCGCCAAGGAGCTGCGGGAGGCCTGA
- a CDS encoding VWA domain-containing protein, translated as MITRQRLTAGVFVLLAVLTAGIAVPSTAVADETTATAPKVNLLLDVSGSMRAKDIDGQSRMAAAKQAFNEVLDATPEEVQLGIRTLGADYPGDDRKTGCKDTAQLYPVGPLDRTEAKTAVATLTPTGWTPIGPALLKAADDLEGGEGTKRIVLISDGEDTCAPLDPCEVAREIAAKGIGLTIDTLGLVPNAKMRLQLSCIAEATGGTYTSIEHRDELTDRVNQLVDRAADPVVVPKAVEGAEACAQAPTLTSGLYTDREEFGRQRWYRVDVEPGQELRASVSVAADRDVNPDYGVLLRAVTAKNREIVRGEAAGNGRTDVISTGLRYPKAEAEDKEDESTAESVCLQVTHSYSPASGVKSTPGLPLEITVDVVEGPDRASDVASFGLGRGWWLLGVLVLVGFLTGVLWGWLSRWRVAVWRTN; from the coding sequence ATGATCACAAGACAACGGCTGACAGCAGGGGTGTTCGTCCTGCTCGCCGTCCTGACGGCCGGGATCGCGGTCCCCTCCACGGCCGTCGCCGACGAGACCACGGCCACCGCGCCCAAGGTCAACCTCCTGCTGGACGTCAGCGGCTCGATGCGGGCCAAGGACATCGACGGCCAGTCCCGCATGGCCGCCGCGAAGCAGGCGTTCAACGAGGTACTGGACGCCACGCCCGAGGAGGTCCAGCTCGGCATCCGCACCCTGGGCGCCGACTACCCCGGCGACGACCGGAAGACGGGCTGCAAGGACACCGCGCAGCTCTACCCGGTGGGGCCGCTGGACCGCACCGAGGCGAAGACGGCGGTGGCGACGCTCACCCCGACCGGCTGGACCCCGATCGGCCCCGCGCTGCTGAAGGCGGCCGACGACCTGGAGGGCGGCGAGGGCACCAAGCGCATCGTGCTGATCAGCGACGGCGAGGACACCTGCGCCCCGCTCGACCCGTGCGAGGTGGCCCGCGAGATCGCGGCGAAGGGCATCGGCCTGACCATCGACACACTCGGCCTGGTCCCGAACGCCAAGATGCGCCTGCAGCTGAGCTGCATCGCCGAGGCGACCGGGGGCACGTACACGTCGATCGAACACCGCGACGAACTCACCGACCGTGTCAATCAGTTGGTCGACCGTGCCGCCGACCCGGTGGTCGTGCCGAAGGCCGTCGAGGGCGCCGAGGCGTGCGCGCAGGCGCCCACCCTCACGTCGGGTCTGTACACCGACCGCGAGGAGTTCGGCCGGCAGCGCTGGTACCGCGTGGACGTCGAGCCGGGCCAGGAACTGCGCGCCTCGGTGAGCGTCGCGGCCGACCGTGACGTCAACCCGGACTACGGCGTGCTGCTGCGCGCGGTGACCGCCAAGAACCGCGAGATCGTACGCGGCGAGGCGGCCGGCAACGGCCGTACCGACGTCATCTCGACCGGTCTGCGCTATCCGAAGGCGGAGGCCGAGGACAAGGAGGACGAGTCCACCGCCGAGTCCGTGTGTCTCCAGGTGACCCACTCCTACTCGCCGGCGAGCGGTGTGAAGAGCACGCCCGGTCTGCCGCTCGAAATCACCGTCGACGTCGTGGAAGGGCCCGACCGGGCGAGCGACGTGGCCTCGTTCGGCCTCGGCCGCGGCTGGTGGCTGCTCGGTGTGCTGGTACTCGTCGGATTCCTGACGGGTGTGCTGTGGGGCTGGCTGTCGCGCTGGCGGGTCGCGGTCTGGAGGACCAACTGA